The Candidatus Binatia bacterium genome window below encodes:
- a CDS encoding tetratricopeptide repeat protein: MSANDTNRTSTATIAGEVFTTRDMARLAKLTPSRVRRCVHAGFLMPKRGVRRRFEYSLHDLLVLRATRTLLEARLGPRRVAEVVGDLRAVLPPERDVSSVSLTVEGDEVIVSEGRRRWRLGSGQLLLGFNSPKKRRRVESIVEDDEEDDRAAYRAFTRGLAMEQHAAEDAKAAYREALELDPTAVPAMVNLGRLEHVAGNLDEAEQFYRDALLLDEDERTAAFNLGILAEDQSNPRLAIQRYNAVLDIDPDHADTHHRLARLYARLGRRDASRRHTRMYRDLQRKR, translated from the coding sequence TTGAGCGCTAACGACACAAACAGGACGTCCACGGCAACCATCGCGGGCGAGGTCTTCACCACGCGCGATATGGCTCGCCTTGCGAAGCTGACGCCGTCCCGTGTCCGGCGCTGCGTCCATGCCGGCTTCCTCATGCCCAAGCGCGGCGTGCGGCGGCGGTTCGAGTACTCGCTACACGACCTACTTGTCCTTCGCGCTACCCGCACGCTGCTCGAAGCCCGCCTGGGGCCTCGCCGCGTGGCGGAAGTCGTCGGCGACCTTCGCGCCGTCCTGCCCCCCGAACGAGACGTGTCGAGTGTCAGTCTCACCGTCGAGGGCGACGAGGTCATCGTCTCCGAGGGTCGGCGACGTTGGCGCCTGGGCAGCGGCCAACTCCTCCTTGGCTTCAACTCCCCCAAGAAGCGACGCCGGGTCGAGAGTATCGTCGAGGACGACGAAGAGGACGACCGAGCCGCCTATCGAGCCTTCACCCGCGGCCTCGCCATGGAGCAACACGCCGCCGAGGACGCCAAAGCCGCATACCGCGAAGCGCTGGAACTCGACCCGACTGCCGTTCCGGCGATGGTGAACCTGGGTCGGCTCGAGCACGTAGCCGGCAACCTCGACGAGGCCGAACAGTTCTACCGCGATGCGCTCTTGCTCGACGAAGACGAGAGGACGGCGGCGTTCAACCTGGGCATCCTCGCCGAAGACCAGTCGAACCCGCGTCTCGCGATCCAACGGTACAACGCCGTGCTCGACATCGACCCGGACCACGCGGACACGCATCATCGCCTCGCGCGGCTGTATGCGCGCCTCGGGCGCCGCGACGCGTCCCGGCGACACACGCGGATGTACCGGGACTTGCAGCGCAAGCGCTGA
- a CDS encoding sulfurtransferase TusA family protein, which translates to MSQAAPNDPRETEEMALRGVRCPLNWARAKVRLEEMPVGAHLALIVDDPRAVRDIPRAAEAHGYVVLDVTKLPDTWRIEIER; encoded by the coding sequence ATGTCGCAGGCGGCACCCAACGACCCTCGCGAGACCGAAGAGATGGCTCTGCGTGGCGTTCGCTGCCCATTGAACTGGGCACGCGCGAAGGTCCGGCTGGAGGAGATGCCGGTCGGCGCGCACCTCGCGCTGATCGTCGACGACCCGCGTGCGGTTCGCGACATCCCGCGGGCCGCCGAAGCGCACGGCTACGTCGTCCTCGATGTCACGAAGTTGCCCGACACATGGCGGATCGAGATTGAGCGCTAA
- a CDS encoding cellulase family glycosylhydrolase, with protein MPIRATISLAVLAALVALVGCTERGPFAAPTLEPLETRVGSEWIRDRRGRVVILRGATYTVTEDGLESSLMGGAVDLTLAGMERLGMNLIRLPLSWALIEPKPGQRTTEYLWMRVNPIVRMAAARGLAVVFSMRPWPRGACDGSDPTIPNWVCDSIPSEDDPSCAFWRSRGPDKIPLRTHYAATWEVVARHYAQDARILGFDVLEEPSAGNCFPAATFESQHLRPYAEELQKKIASAGALGALLYEPPVHIEARIEGQAPFETPAIYSPHIWTERLGPPHSGDGNPLSHSYDRATEAADRARAPLFVGAFGSDLPPTSAGGFPVTSPAMVLLSLDLLDQHLAGGAFYALRPRGADSPAADLGPVEALLSRPYARRIAGIPTSMSFNARTLEFSLRFEDDPEHSPPDPTEIFLSSALYDEGFVVGLGPDDTWTYDEPTQRLLVYRGSSATHEVRVHPSAD; from the coding sequence GTGCCCATCCGAGCCACGATCTCGCTTGCCGTCCTCGCTGCCCTCGTGGCGCTCGTGGGCTGCACCGAGCGCGGGCCGTTCGCGGCCCCCACCCTCGAACCACTCGAGACCCGTGTCGGCTCGGAGTGGATTCGAGACCGGCGCGGCCGCGTCGTGATCCTGCGTGGTGCGACATACACCGTCACCGAGGACGGGCTGGAAAGTAGTCTCATGGGTGGAGCGGTCGACCTGACGCTCGCCGGGATGGAGCGGCTCGGAATGAACCTGATCCGGCTGCCGCTCTCCTGGGCCCTGATCGAGCCGAAGCCGGGACAGCGCACGACCGAGTACCTCTGGATGCGGGTGAATCCGATCGTGCGGATGGCGGCCGCACGCGGCCTAGCCGTGGTTTTCAGCATGAGACCCTGGCCACGTGGCGCCTGCGACGGGAGCGACCCGACGATCCCGAACTGGGTGTGCGACTCGATCCCTTCCGAGGACGATCCGTCGTGCGCCTTCTGGCGCTCACGCGGACCAGACAAGATCCCCCTTCGAACCCACTACGCCGCAACGTGGGAGGTCGTCGCGCGACACTACGCGCAAGACGCCCGCATCCTCGGATTCGACGTCCTCGAGGAGCCGTCTGCCGGGAACTGTTTCCCCGCAGCAACGTTCGAGTCTCAACACCTGCGCCCCTACGCCGAGGAACTGCAGAAGAAGATCGCGAGCGCAGGCGCGCTCGGAGCACTCCTGTACGAGCCACCGGTCCACATCGAAGCCCGCATCGAGGGCCAGGCACCCTTCGAGACGCCTGCGATCTATTCACCCCACATCTGGACCGAGCGACTCGGGCCCCCGCACTCGGGCGACGGCAACCCGCTGTCGCACTCCTACGACCGCGCGACGGAGGCCGCAGACCGAGCGCGGGCCCCTCTGTTCGTGGGTGCGTTCGGAAGCGACCTGCCTCCCACCTCGGCAGGAGGCTTCCCCGTCACCTCGCCCGCCATGGTGCTCCTCTCACTCGACCTCCTCGACCAGCACCTCGCCGGCGGCGCCTTCTACGCGCTCCGGCCGCGGGGCGCAGACTCTCCTGCCGCCGACCTGGGGCCGGTCGAGGCGCTCCTCAGCCGGCCGTACGCGCGGCGCATCGCAGGCATCCCGACGTCGATGTCGTTCAACGCGCGCACTCTGGAATTCTCTCTGCGGTTCGAGGACGACCCCGAGCACAGCCCACCTGACCCGACGGAGATCTTCCTTTCGTCGGCCTTGTACGACGAGGGCTTCGTCGTCGGGCTCGGGCCCGACGACACGTGGACGTACGACGAACCGACACAGCGACTCCTAGTCTACCGTGGTTCCAGTGCGACACACGAGGTACGGGTGCACCCGAGCGCCGACTGA
- a CDS encoding DUF3467 domain-containing protein — protein MSDETKPQTGHGPARAVTVQADAAITPGVYSNLAMITHRKEEFVFDFLFVQPQGGNQGEPVAQLRSRVIASPGHTKRLLRALEENVRRYEAQFGPIEEAEPPPILQ, from the coding sequence ATGTCCGATGAAACCAAACCTCAGACTGGCCACGGGCCCGCGCGCGCCGTCACGGTCCAGGCCGACGCCGCGATCACCCCGGGCGTGTACTCTAATCTCGCCATGATCACGCACCGCAAGGAGGAATTCGTCTTCGACTTCCTCTTCGTGCAGCCGCAGGGCGGGAACCAGGGCGAGCCCGTGGCCCAACTGCGTTCGCGTGTGATCGCCTCGCCCGGGCACACCAAGCGCTTGCTGCGCGCGCTCGAAGAGAATGTTCGCCGCTACGAAGCCCAGTTCGGCCCGATCGAAGAGGCCGAGCCGCCACCCATCCTGCAATGA
- a CDS encoding YifB family Mg chelatase-like AAA ATPase, which translates to MTAKVHSCVVSGVSAQLVEVEVDVALGLPHFAIVGLPDGAVREAKDRVRAALRNAGFDIPDRKITVNLAPANLRKGGATFDLAIALGVLTALDQIPAPRVRGLLVAAELALDGRLKPIHGALPAALSASRASLTTLILPQENAPEAAVAGVTTVLGARHLREVVAYLRGEDDIAPCRVDHEAMLAAARATPDLDLREVRGQAAAKRALEVAAAGAHNLLLVGPPGSGKTMLARRLPTILPDLSLAEALECTAVHSVAGMLGDRSLIGTRQLRAPHHTASRASLLGGGRPIRPGEVALAHRGVLFLDELPEFPGGALEALRQPLEERSIVVSRVGQTCEFPTDVMLACAMNPCPCGHAGDPTRECICRPGAVERYRRRLSGPLLDRIDLHVEVPAIARDELLGTADGESSESIRARVVAARVRQTKRLAETPGATNASMRPTHLERDTRLGTAARALLETGVDRLGLSARAYSRVLRVARTIADLAAHESIEAADVAEALQYRTLDRRVV; encoded by the coding sequence ATGACGGCAAAGGTCCACTCGTGCGTCGTTTCCGGCGTGTCCGCGCAATTGGTCGAAGTCGAGGTGGACGTCGCACTCGGGCTGCCCCACTTCGCGATCGTGGGGCTGCCCGACGGCGCGGTGCGCGAAGCGAAGGACCGGGTACGAGCCGCTCTGCGCAACGCGGGTTTCGACATTCCGGACCGAAAAATCACCGTGAACCTCGCACCCGCGAACCTTCGCAAAGGGGGCGCGACCTTCGACCTCGCGATCGCGCTCGGCGTACTCACCGCACTCGATCAAATCCCCGCTCCCCGCGTCCGCGGCCTCCTCGTCGCGGCGGAACTGGCACTCGACGGTCGCCTGAAACCGATTCACGGCGCTCTCCCCGCCGCGCTCAGCGCCAGCCGCGCGTCTCTCACGACCCTCATTCTCCCGCAGGAGAACGCCCCCGAAGCGGCGGTCGCCGGCGTCACGACGGTCCTTGGCGCACGCCACCTGCGAGAGGTCGTCGCGTACCTTCGCGGCGAAGACGACATCGCGCCGTGTCGCGTCGACCACGAGGCCATGCTCGCTGCAGCCCGCGCGACGCCGGACCTCGACCTGCGCGAGGTCCGCGGCCAAGCCGCCGCGAAGCGCGCGCTGGAAGTCGCCGCGGCCGGTGCACACAACCTGTTGCTCGTCGGCCCTCCCGGCTCGGGAAAAACAATGCTCGCACGGCGACTGCCCACGATTCTTCCAGACCTCTCGCTCGCCGAAGCCCTCGAATGCACTGCCGTACACAGCGTCGCCGGAATGCTCGGCGACCGGTCGCTCATCGGCACGCGCCAGTTACGCGCACCGCACCATACCGCGTCGCGCGCCTCGCTTCTCGGCGGCGGGCGCCCGATCCGTCCCGGAGAGGTCGCCCTCGCCCACCGAGGCGTCCTCTTCCTCGACGAGCTTCCGGAGTTCCCAGGCGGCGCCCTCGAGGCTCTCAGGCAGCCGCTCGAGGAAAGATCGATCGTCGTCTCCCGCGTCGGCCAGACCTGCGAGTTCCCCACCGACGTCATGCTCGCGTGCGCGATGAACCCGTGCCCGTGCGGTCATGCCGGCGATCCGACCCGCGAATGCATCTGTCGTCCCGGCGCGGTCGAGCGCTACCGCCGGCGCCTCTCCGGCCCTCTCCTCGACCGCATTGACCTCCACGTCGAAGTGCCCGCGATCGCCCGCGACGAGCTCCTCGGAACCGCCGACGGCGAAAGCTCCGAATCCATCCGCGCCCGGGTCGTCGCCGCGCGGGTGCGCCAGACCAAACGCCTCGCCGAAACCCCGGGCGCAACGAACGCCTCCATGCGCCCCACCCACCTCGAGCGCGACACGAGGCTCGGCACGGCCGCTCGCGCCCTCCTCGAGACGGGCGTCGACCGCCTGGGCCTCTCCGCCCGCGCCTACTCTCGCGTGCTGCGTGTCGCCCGCACGATTGCAGACCTGGCCGCACACGAATCGATCGAAGCCGCAGACGTCGCCGAGGCCCTCCAGTACCGCACGTTGGATCGACGGGTGGTGTAG